A single region of the Deltaproteobacteria bacterium genome encodes:
- a CDS encoding zinc ribbon domain-containing protein, producing the protein MPIYEFYCSRCHMLFNFYSRRINTEARPLCPKCETTRLSRQMSRFAVLRGLKEEDDSGLPDIDDSKLEKAMAALAHEAEHMNEDDPRQAAQLMRKLTDMTGLELGAGMQEALRRMEAGEDPEQIEEELGDILEEEDPFAVQGRKAVTPRRRPPQKDETLYEL; encoded by the coding sequence ATGCCGATCTATGAATTTTACTGTTCACGCTGTCACATGTTGTTCAATTTCTATTCCCGGCGCATCAATACCGAAGCACGACCGTTGTGTCCCAAATGTGAGACTACGAGGCTTAGCCGGCAGATGTCGCGTTTTGCTGTGCTGCGGGGTCTCAAGGAAGAAGACGACAGCGGCCTGCCTGACATTGACGACAGCAAACTGGAAAAGGCAATGGCGGCACTGGCGCATGAGGCAGAGCACATGAACGAAGATGACCCGAGACAGGCTGCCCAACTCATGCGCAAGCTCACGGATATGACCGGATTGGAGCTCGGCGCCGGCATGCAGGAAGCACTACGGCGGATGGAAGCCGGTGAAGATCCTGAACAGATAGAAGAAGAACTCGGTGACATTCTGGAGGAAGAAGATCCTTTTGCAGTTCAGGGGCGCAAAGCGGTGACACCCAGGAGGCGGCCGCCGCAAAAGGATGAGACGCTCTATGAACTATGA